In Palaemon carinicauda isolate YSFRI2023 chromosome 21, ASM3689809v2, whole genome shotgun sequence, the following proteins share a genomic window:
- the LOC137614864 gene encoding protein FAM200C-like, protein MDDDDNLKEELIDLQVNQGCQTKFRTLPLSGFWCDQLLIYPGLVKPALEMIISFPTTYLCEKAFSTMLKIKTTARNRLQIWLLHDMRVALANTKPRIEKLVTYKQQQKSH, encoded by the coding sequence atggatgatgatgataacctaaAGGAGGAGCTTATTGATCTGCAGGTGAACCAGGGTTGTCAAACAAAATTTCGCACACTACCGCTGTCAGGTTTCTGGTGTGATCAGTTGCTAATATACCCTGGATTAGTAAAGCCAGCACTGGAAATGATCATCTCATTTCCAACTACCTACCTCTGTGAAAAGGCTTTCTCCACCATGCTCAAAATCAAAACAACCGCCCGGAACCGACTTCAAATTTGGTTGCTTCATGATATGAGGGTGGCTCTGGCCAACACAAAGCCTCGAATTGAGAAACTAGTTACATATAAGCAACAGCAAAAATCACattga
- the LOC137614865 gene encoding protein FAM200C-like, whose product MQKPLLQASYEVTHQCIRVKTSHSAPENLIKPCTIRMVELVLGTEAAKKMKDVPLYNYVIGGRVEDMSCDILEIQTTTKAADVFRLLDEFFQKHQIKWEKVGSVCTDGAPAMLGNKSGFAALVKERVPDIITKHCVLHRRALAVKTLPSHFKEVLSVCVKGVNYIRGRALNHRVFKLFCEEMGSEHQVLLFHTEVRWLSRRKMLTCIAELADEIAIFLREYQSDFAEKFADDFFNLSLSYLADIFGHLNDLNLSLQGMFSNNIDCTVKVEAFKKKISLWKRRIQGGNVGSVPILDEKHGEKTIQPMLAENIVAHFSLLETTMAQYFPMDHSFPEWIQHTS is encoded by the exons ATGCAGAAACCCCTTCTACAAGCTTCATATGAAGTGACTCACCAGTGCATTAGGGTCAAGACTTCGCATTCGGCTCCAGAAAATTTGATTAAGCCATGCACCATTCGGATGGTTGAGTTAGTTTTGGGAACAGAGGCAGCCAAGAAGATGAAGGATGTGCCTTTGTACAATTATGTCATAGGAGGAAGAGTTGAAGATATGAGTTGCGACATCTTGGAGATTCAA ACAACGACAAAAGCAGCAGATGTATTCCGACTCTTAGACGAATTCTTTCAGAAGCATCAGATCAAGTGGGAGAAGGTAGGATCAGTCTGCACAGATGGTGCCCCAGCCATGCTGGGGAATAAGTCTGGATTTGCTGCTCTAGTGAAGGAGAGGGTACCAGATATCATTACGAAGCACTGTGTACTCCATCGCCGTGCTTTGGCGGTAAAGACATTGCCATCTCATTTCAAAGAAGTTCTGTCCGTCTGTGTTAAAGGTGTCAATTATATTCGGGGACGTGCTTTAAACCACAGAGTGTTCAAGTTATTTTGTGAGGAGATGGGAAGTGAACATCAGGTGCTTCTCTTCCACACTGAAGTGCGATGGCTCTCCCGCAGAAAAATGCTGACATGTATTGCAGAGCTCGCTGATGAGATTGCAATATTTCTCCGAGAGTATCAGAGTGATTTTGCTGAAAAATTTGCGGACGATTTTTTCAATCTCTCCCTCTCCTACCTGGCAGACATTTTCGGTCATCTGAATGATCTCAACTTGTCATTGCAAGGCATGTTTTCTAATAATATTGATTGTACAGTCAAGGTAGAAGCCTTCAAGAAGAAAATATCACTGTGGAAGCGTCGAATCCAGGGAGGAAATGTGGGAAGCGTTCCTATCCTGGATGAAAAACATGGAGAAAAGACAATCCAGCCAATGCTTGCAGAAAATATTGTTGCTCACTTCTCACTCCTAGAGACCACTATGGCACAATACTTTCCCATGGATCATTCATTTCCAGAATGGATACAGCACACTTCTTAG